AAAAGCATGATAGAATAAGGTCATCATGGTTTTGTCAATGTGGAACTAGGACAGTTtcctcaaacaaaacaaaagttggTGGCCCCTTTTTGCACACAGCTTCACAATTTACTTCAAAGTTCAGTTTTGAGTCAATAATTGTCCCAAGATATTTGTAAGATTGCACACATTCCACTGTCTGATCTTTAATGGATATACCTTCATATGTGTGGGCTTGTCTTCTAAAACCAAttatcatgtctttagttttagatATGTTTAACTGACGATAGTTCTCCTCACACCATTTGGacaaaatacagagagatttacctggtAGTGATAAGCTTAATCGTCATTGTGTGAACtcatttggcaagggcttgaaagTCAAGGAtattcacctcatctcatctcatcatcagctgcttctccggggtcagggtgcggtggcagcaagctaagtagggcactccagatgtcgctctccccagcaatgccctccagctcctcttgggggatcccaagacgttcccaggccagattggacatgtagtccctccagcgagttctgggtctaccccggggtcgtctgccagttggacgtgcccggaaaacctccaaaggaaagcgtccaggaggcatcctaatcagatgcccaaaccacctcaactgactcctttcgacgcgaaggagcagcggttctaccctgagctccctccagatgtccaagctcctcaccctatctctaaggctgagcccagacaccctacagaggaaactcatttcagctgcttgtagccGCAAtcccaccctttcagtcactacccaaagctcatgaccataggtaaggtttggaacaaagattgactggtaaattgagagctttgccttccagctcagctccatcttcaccacaatggtccagtacaatgtccacattactactgatgctgcaccaatacgcctatcaatctcccgctccatcctaccctcactcatgaacaagaccctgagatacttgaactccttcacttgaggcaacaactcatccagagggagcaatccaccattttccggtagagaaccatggcgtcagacttggaggtgctgactctcatcccggttatttcacactcagctgcaaaccgccccagtgtgtgctagaggtctgatgaagccaacaaaaccacatcatctgtgaagagcagagatgaaattctgaggttcccaaaaaggacacactcctcaccttggctacaccttgagatcctgtccatgaatatcacaaacagaatcagagacaagggacaaccttggcggagtccgacacccactgaaaacatgtttgactttgtgccgagaatgcgggcacagctctcactttggttatgcaaggaccggatggcttcaTGTAATGTAAATGAATGTCATTCATTTACATtaattcatttatatgtaaatgaATGTCTAGCTTTAAACTAGCAAAATTTGATTTGGACATGCCCTAAATGCAGTTCTGCCATGCGCTTTAGACCATGCGTTTAGATCGTTAAAATATAGCCCTTTGTGggatgtccaggtagcgtggcggtctattccattgcctaccaacatgggaatcggttatttcgaattcccatgttacctccagcttggttgggcgtccctacagacacaattggccatgtctgcgggtgtgaaggcggatgtgggtacgtgttggtcgggatgcctgttcaggggggagggggaactggggggaatagcatgatcctcccatgtgctacgtccccctggtgaaacacctcactgccaggtgaaaagaagcggctggcgactccacatgtatcggaggagacgtggtagtctgcagccctccccagattggcagagggggtggagcagcaactgggacggctcagaagagtggggtaattggccaagtacaattggagagaaaaaggggcaaaaagaaaaatatctatctatctatctatctatctatctatctatctatctatctatctatctatctatctatctatctatctatctatctatctatctatctatctatctatctatctatctatctatctatctatatatatatgtgtgtgtgtgtatacaaaacCCTTTGTGTCCTATTAGTtaaatttcatttaatttcattaaATACATTTTTGCCATAGGTAAAAAGTATGGATCCAGAAATAGTCTGAGGGCTGCGAAATGATGTCAATGTTTTAGGGGTCTCTATCTCTGTGTAAATTAATTTCAATCATGCAAATAATACAGTGCCAAAAGTGAGTATTAACAGTCAGGGTTTGTCCAAATAGCTTTTTCAGTATCAGCCCAGCCAAGTCTTCATACTTCTTCTTTTTGACTAGTGTTGATTTGGTTGTTAACAAATATTCAGAATATGCTTTGTTTGGCCAAGTCAAGGAATTTGTGTAGGCTGATTCACATCGTCATACATACAACTGAGCATCTAAATTTAAGCACACAAGGTACATAAATGGCGCATAGGGAAATGAAGGTGTCTGTTGTATAAGCAAATTCAGTGGAAGCCTTTACACGTAAGAGGTTTATTCAAAGCAGTTTTCAAAGAGGAAGGGGGTAAACTGCTAATAGTGGGTCTCCACTGTATTCAGCAATTAGCTCATGAGAAATATGACAACTTGACATTTTCTCTCTTCCCCATTTACTCTGTCTCCTTCCTGCTGCAGAAGCTGCGCGCCTTACAGAACTTCAACACTTTAATGGCCGTGACCGGAGGCCTCTGTCACAGCTCCATCTCCCGTCTGAAAGACACGTCCAACCTGCTGCCCCCCGACGTCACCAAGGTGCCATACCCATACCCCGCATCCAGTCCCTGTCAAACTGGAGAAGCAGTGACCATGAAACTgatctttttgttgttttttttctttgtaccgCACTTCTCCACATCAAGTGTTGTGTCACTTGATTCCACTTCTACTGTATCGCTATTGAAAGGGGATCTCTAAGGGGGATCTCTCAATCCTGCCCTCATCATTTTTACCCTGTCCTTATGAATTTCAATTTCTTCTGATTTGAAGGTGTGAATAACCTTACACAGTTTAAACCGAAATATGTCCGATCTCCTTTGCCAAAACAaagctgcatgtcttctctctcgATCCCGATAGGCCCTGAGTGAGATGACAGAACTGCTGTCCTCTCATAGCAACTACAGCAACTACCGGCGGGCGTACAACGAGTGCAGCGGGTTCAAGGTGCCGATCCTGGGCGTGCATCTGAAGGACCTGATCTCGCTGAACGAGGCGCTGCCGGACTACCTGGACGAGGACAAGATCAACATGAGCAAGCTGCAGCACCTCTACAGCAACATCAGCGACCTGCTGGCCATCCACAGCTGCATGCCGCCCTTCGAGGCCAACAAGGACCTTCTCCATCTGCTCACAGTAAGCCCCCCGGAAAAGACGCGCGAGACATGGCGGCGGACTCGCAGAAACACCTCCAACACCTCCCCGCCGCGGGGGATGACGACCCCCCCCCAGATAATTACCCAGACCTTAACTGCACCCAACCCATACCTAAACCTAACCAGGAGGTGGGGGAAGACAATTCATTCTCATCTCACGGAGTCTTATATCGACAAGGTTTTGATACATGACACGCAAGTTGGTACCCGAGATGTGTTGGTCACCCCGTAGAGTCCAGTGTTAGACCTCTGGCCTTGATATAGAGATATTAATGACAAACAGGTTAGTGCAGCTGCAACTAATGATTATTTTCATAATCGGTTAATCGATCGGTTATTCACTTCATAATGATTTAAATCAGAGAAAGGCAAGCAAACCTCAGCAATTACGAAACGGCACCCCAAAAAAGGTTTGGTGTTTTTATTTGCTGGCTGACTCGATTAACCCAGTTAATCGACTTCCAAAGTTGTTACCGATTATTTTTCTATCGATCGGCCAATCAATTAATCGGCTAATTGATTCAGCTCTGCGGACGAGGCGTCGGTTAAGTTTAGGTAGGTGTTAACTTGGCACCTCTTTGTGCGGATGCCAGAGGGTGCGTACCACGTCATAGGTCTCGATAATTAGGCAAAAGTATAAACGACACCGTGGGATCAGAACGGGCTCGATGAGATGGAAGTGTTGAGGGTGGTCGTGATTCTGCCGCCAAACTCTCGCGTGAAACTGGGAAGACGACAGGCGGGCTGTGTTTACTGCAGCTGGGCGAATCTGAACGGCACAAACCTGTCGGCCGGCCAGATACCAGTTTAGCGTAAGGAGAATTGTCACAAACTGGTCAATATGATGCTTCCTCTCTCAACAGCTATCTCTGGACCTGTATTACACCGAGGACGAGATCTACGAGCTCTCCTACAACAAGGAACCGAAGAACCCCAAAATCCAGGTCAGCCGCTGCTCTCTGAAAGTGCACCTTGAAAGGTCTCACGGTCctgttttgcctgtctgtctctctcgcaccACTGGGCTCACTTTTGTCTCTACCGGTTTGCACGCCAGGGGGGACGTTTTGTGCGCTTCGTGGTTGTAACCTCTCGTACAGAAAGCGCAGACTCCCTGCTCAAGTACGCCAGAGTTAACCACATCAAAGCGGCGTACGTTAGAGAGGTGTGCTCATGCGGTGGGTGTTTCTAGTTTCTTTTACATGCACACACTAACTCCTGTTCACGTGTTGGTCCCCAGCCGGTCGCTGCAGTTAAACCGCCCGTGGTGGTGGAGTGGGGCTCAGGGGTCACTCCCAGGCTCGATCCTGACACCATATCTAAACACGTCAAACAGATGGTGGATGTGAGTATACGTAACACCGGCTTTGCAACAAGCCTCGTGCTCTTTCACTTCCTTTTTAAGGGCAGACTAAAGCGGAACTAAGCGCTCCGACCGAGCGGTTGACTGTGTCGTGGCTTTGTCGCCCCCTGCAGTCCATAATGAAGAACTACGACCAGAACCAGGACGGCTACATCGCTCTGGAGGACTTTGAGAAGATCGCGGCCAACTTCCCTTTCTCTTTCTGCACACATGAAACCGACAGGTGAGGAAGCtgcaaaccaacatgcagatgcaaaaaaacaaaaaacaagaaaaaattaaTAACACGCTCATTAGGAACACATATGGGCTCACCCGGCATCGTGGGTGCTGAGGAGCCATGAGCACCCCCGATATCTTTGccccaaccaccccccccccaaaaaaaagaaaaaccaataACTATGCTTCACTAGTTCAAAAAGACATTGTTGAGTAGTCGAGCATCTGATAATAACGAACCATCAAACAAAATAAGCCAAAATCATCATGTGTGATTTTACCAAAGACATAGACCTCCCGCTTTTACTAGAAAACTCAGTGAACATCAGACTGCAGGTTTTCATTAGTGACCCATGCACAGTGAAGATCAATACCATTGAaaactatattattattattattttttcataGCTATAAAAAGACACTGGATGGGTTGGCTTAGAGTCTTGGTGTGTCTGTAAATTCCCGTTTTATTTTCATGACAGTAGTTAAGCTTTTTGAtgatgggtatactgggagaaggatgctgaatatggagctgccaggcaagaggaaaagaggaagaccaaagaggaggtttatggatgtggtgagggaggacgtgaaagtggctggtgtgacagaggaaggtgcagaagacaggaagagatggaaatggatgatccgctgtggcgccccctaacgggagcagccgaaagtagtagtagtagtagtagtaaagctTTTTGTGTCAGGGAGAAAATGGGAAAAATTAAAAACGAGATGTGTTTTTATGTCCGTCCTTCTAGATGAGTACCACATTTCATAAATTAGTGCCTTATTGCATATTTGTACTTGATGTGTTACCACACATGCACACGATAAACTGTCCACAACAGCACACacattatctatttatctatctgtgtGTTTTCTAGAGAGGGGCAAATCAGTCGTGAGGAAATCACCTCTTACTTCATGAGGGGAATGTCTGTGTGTGCCAAACTGGGCTATAACTTCAACGATGTGCACAACTTCCATGAAACCACCTACAAACGGCCCACCTTCTGTGACACGTGTGGAGGCTTTGTGAGTGTCCATTACCGGCGGATTTAATCCGGATAAGAGCTGGAACTTTGCAGTGTTAAATCATTCATTGTCTGCTCCCTGTTTCTTCTCTTGCAGCTCTGGGGAGTCATCAAACAAGGGTACCAATGTAAAG
This DNA window, taken from Lampris incognitus isolate fLamInc1 chromosome 7, fLamInc1.hap2, whole genome shotgun sequence, encodes the following:
- the rasgrp4 gene encoding RAS guanyl-releasing protein 4 isoform X2; this encodes MGDLWALARSDRDKTHTQLIDTSCLSPHVNVSLAPSPSVKKRKVSLLFDHMEPDEMAEHLSYLEFKNFCNVSFLDYRSYVVRGSVRDNPALERSVMMCNGVSQWVQLMILSRHTAQQRAQVFTKFIHVAQKLRALQNFNTLMAVTGGLCHSSISRLKDTSNLLPPDVTKALSEMTELLSSHSNYSNYRRAYNECSGFKVPILGVHLKDLISLNEALPDYLDEDKINMSKLQHLYSNISDLLAIHSCMPPFEANKDLLHLLTLSLDLYYTEDEIYELSYNKEPKNPKIQPVAAVKPPVVVEWGSGVTPRLDPDTISKHVKQMVDSIMKNYDQNQDGYIALEDFEKIAANFPFSFCTHETDREGQISREEITSYFMRGMSVCAKLGYNFNDVHNFHETTYKRPTFCDTCGGFLWGVIKQGYQCKDCGLNCHRQCRDLVGMECLKKHKMSGGSCPCTPAPDCRTKGNSWSSEEEAFVFPHSNEADHIKTPPDEKNNAVDPPLSDRSTQTDPGVWTPDKRDKRGNHLNSVYNSSPEVKVKTPPRRARGSSMPVSFLQEKMEELHLYKDKSREPD